TATCCAGAGAAATACACGGCGATAAGGCTGGACCTTCGAAAGCGCAGCGTTTTCGTTCCATCCCCAGCCTTATTACTGAAATACAACATATTCAGTCCACTTACGGAATTAATGATTTTCATTTTACCGACGAGGAGTTCATAACGCACCGGAAAAGACTGCAGGAGGTGTGTGACGCTTTTGAGTCGCTCGGCATTACATGGTCAACCTCCGGCCGGGCTGATTGGGCTACCGATGATAAATTGGCGGCAATGAAGCGGTCAGGCTGTCATTATATCTTGTTTGGTGTTGAAACAGGTTCTCAGAAGATGATGGACATGATGGACAAGAAAGCTAAAAAAGAGGCAGTTGTTGCAGGGATTCAATCTGCAAGAAAGGTTGGGCTTAGTTTTATACTAAATTTTATGATTGGCTATCCTGGTGAGACAAAGGAAACGATCGAAGAGACCATTGCTTTTTGCAAGGAAAACAGGCTTCTATATGCACCATCTTTTGTAACACTTTTCCCATATTCTAAAATGTTTCTTCGCTTTTCCAAAAATATTACAGACTGGGAGAACTACTTCGAGAGGCTCTCCAGAATTGACGATACGCGGGGGCTTTTTTATAATTTGACTGAATTTACGGATAAAAAACTCTTTGCGTTAAGAAATCATGCAGTTGCTACAACAATGGCTTCATATGTTTTCCCAAATGCTCCAAAGCTGCTCAATCCAATTTTGACGTGGTGCTTCAGGGCCGGTTTAGCGCTAATGGATATAATGCCAAGCACCACCCGAAAAATTATACGGGATTTTATCCGGTATCATCTTGATCTAAAAAAGTCTTTTTCAGGCCGGAAAATAAGATCCCGCCAAATACTCCCACATGATGTCGAACGAAAATTGCCCAAAGATACTATGCCTGATTCTTATGAAAAATCCGTTCTCGAACTTATAGAAAAAAAAACAGTGAAACTCCCAGCCGAAGAGCAGCGGGATATTGAAAATGAATAATGCAAATGCAGAGACGCTCCAGTTCCAGATTTTAAGACGCTGAAGCATCCTTGATATGATTAGACAGTGTAAGACTAGTGCGCTCTTTGGCTTGACAAGCACCCCTTCTCTGTTACAATACATGATATTGGTCGCTTACGTTGCTAAATGTGCAATGACTCTGGAGGGTTGGTAAGTGGAACATATACTTTTTATAAAGGATAGTTTCAGTATAGAGGGTGAACCTATGGGGGTGATGCAGCTTTCCGCCATAGCTAAAATGCAGGGCTTTAATACATGTCTTTGTAGTTCTAAGCAAGATTATAAAAAGCTAATCAATAAGCACAAGCCTGCAGCGATAGCAATTTCCATGTTATCAGGTGAATACACATCTATAAAAACCCTGATTGGAGAGATTAAGAGATATGCCGATAAAATACCGATAATTGTTGGTGGACCTCATCCAACATTTGCGCCATCAGCTCTTGAAGACTTCGGCGTGGAGGCGATATGTACAGGAGAGGGGGACAGGGCATTTACTGAAATATTAAAGCGTATCGGAGCTGGAACAAGTTTCGACGGGATACCAAATATTCATACAAAGACGCAGAAAACTCCCCGAGGTCCTTTAATTGAAAATCTGGACGAACTTCCTTTTATTGACCGTGAGCTTTATTACGAAGCCTCGCCTGTTAACAGAAGATTTAAGATGCGTTCTTTTTACTCATCAAGGGGCTGTCCTTACGGGTGCACATATTGTTTTAACCATGCCTATAATAAACTTAACAAAGGTCTTGGCCGGGTTGTCAGAAAACGCTCGGTAGAGAACTTAATAGAGGAGCTGGAAATTGTCACAAAAAAATATGATACACAATATATACGCTTCAGTGACGATGTATTTACGCACGCAGCAGACGACTGGCTAGAGAAATTTTCAAAAGAATATAAACGTAAAATAGGCATTCCTTTTTATTGTCTGGTACGGTCCAACTCTGTAACAAAAGACATGGTAACTCTTTTAAAAAACGCTGGCTGCAATTCTGTTTGTATGTGTATAGAGGCAGCCAATGCCGACCTGAGAAGGCTCATTTTAAATCGTAACCTATCCAATGAAACTATCATAAAATCCTTCGATTTGTTCAACGGCTCAGGCATTCACACCTACTCCAACTCCATGTTGGCATTACCAACTGCAACATTGAAAGACGAACTTGACTCTTTAGATTTGAACATCCGGTGTAAACCTACATGTGGGTTATTCAGCATACTGCTTCCATACCCAGGCACAGAAATCCATGACTACTGCATCGAACACAATCTTTTAGATAAAGATTATAACTTTGAAGATATCAGTAGGTCTGTAGGAAGCTATTCTATGCTGAGTTCATTTACAGACAAGGAAAAAAAGATTCAAAAAAACATTGTTTTTTTGGGTCCACTGGTGATAAAACTCCCGTTTTTAAAAAAGCTTTTTGTAAAATACTTAATATATATGCCGAATAATTTTATATTTCTTTTCATACATTATTGTACAAAGTACTATCTATTTAAGAAGTACATTATTCCTATGAGATACACCCTGACAGATTACCTGCACTTTATGATAGCAACGCTTAAGTCCGAGTTCAAAAATATGGGGGTTTCAAATAAAGACACAATTCTTCCCGAACAACTGTAAATACATAATTATACCTTTGTATAATCCAGAAACAGATAATACGCTGCCATGATACCGGTACTTTTGCGTGTTGATATTGACTTTTCTTTCGGCCTGAAAAAGGGAGTGCCCTATATCATGGATGTG
This region of Nitrospirota bacterium genomic DNA includes:
- a CDS encoding radical SAM protein, which encodes MRILAVHPIYRANQTIVYIPLGLSIMCAVAEQHGHEVEVLDMHNLKIPYSVLENKLRNNEYQVCIMGGFSLQVSEMKVVTQIIQKIQPNCKVIVGGVGVASMPEIIINYTRVDAVSVGEAELTFPPLLQAIADGKPYYDIAGFSYRVNNSLIHQPRGPIPQNLDEIPWPAYHLFDIDYISLRSYNGIPNGRSIHLMTSRGCPFRCDFCINSILNNSALSREIHGDKAGPSKAQRFRSIPSLITEIQHIQSTYGINDFHFTDEEFITHRKRLQEVCDAFESLGITWSTSGRADWATDDKLAAMKRSGCHYILFGVETGSQKMMDMMDKKAKKEAVVAGIQSARKVGLSFILNFMIGYPGETKETIEETIAFCKENRLLYAPSFVTLFPYSKMFLRFSKNITDWENYFERLSRIDDTRGLFYNLTEFTDKKLFALRNHAVATTMASYVFPNAPKLLNPILTWCFRAGLALMDIMPSTTRKIIRDFIRYHLDLKKSFSGRKIRSRQILPHDVERKLPKDTMPDSYEKSVLELIEKKTVKLPAEEQRDIENE
- a CDS encoding B12-binding domain-containing radical SAM protein: MEHILFIKDSFSIEGEPMGVMQLSAIAKMQGFNTCLCSSKQDYKKLINKHKPAAIAISMLSGEYTSIKTLIGEIKRYADKIPIIVGGPHPTFAPSALEDFGVEAICTGEGDRAFTEILKRIGAGTSFDGIPNIHTKTQKTPRGPLIENLDELPFIDRELYYEASPVNRRFKMRSFYSSRGCPYGCTYCFNHAYNKLNKGLGRVVRKRSVENLIEELEIVTKKYDTQYIRFSDDVFTHAADDWLEKFSKEYKRKIGIPFYCLVRSNSVTKDMVTLLKNAGCNSVCMCIEAANADLRRLILNRNLSNETIIKSFDLFNGSGIHTYSNSMLALPTATLKDELDSLDLNIRCKPTCGLFSILLPYPGTEIHDYCIEHNLLDKDYNFEDISRSVGSYSMLSSFTDKEKKIQKNIVFLGPLVIKLPFLKKLFVKYLIYMPNNFIFLFIHYCTKYYLFKKYIIPMRYTLTDYLHFMIATLKSEFKNMGVSNKDTILPEQL